From Candidatus Vondammii sp. HM_W22, one genomic window encodes:
- the pabC gene encoding aminodeoxychorismate lyase, producing the protein MQYGDGVFETIAITGGLPCLWDRHIQRLLEGCRRLGFPAPDINVLFDEAERVIASADSGVLKIIITRGIGGRGYRPPDEVNPNRILTCSPAPEFQEDARQRGVAIRTCTNRLGRNASLAGIKHLNRLEQVLASREWSDPLISEGLMLDVNGRVIEGIKSNLFIVKEGVLRTPDLMQCGVSGVMRALVIDIAKSMDVSVVVSDITMHDLRMADGLFLTNSLIGIWPVRELDGQGVNSQAVDKQLIETVMEQGFNHG; encoded by the coding sequence GTGCAGTATGGAGATGGTGTTTTTGAAACCATTGCCATCACTGGCGGGCTGCCTTGTCTCTGGGACCGGCATATCCAGCGTCTTCTTGAGGGTTGCCGGAGATTGGGTTTCCCTGCTCCTGATATCAATGTACTGTTCGACGAGGCAGAGCGTGTTATTGCTTCTGCTGACTCTGGCGTGCTTAAAATTATCATTACCCGAGGGATAGGTGGGCGTGGTTACCGCCCGCCGGATGAGGTAAATCCCAACCGTATTCTCACCTGTTCTCCTGCTCCTGAATTTCAGGAAGATGCCCGTCAGCGTGGTGTAGCAATCCGCACCTGCACCAACCGGCTTGGACGGAACGCTTCACTTGCCGGTATAAAGCACCTGAATCGACTTGAGCAGGTGCTGGCATCAAGAGAGTGGTCTGATCCTCTGATCAGTGAAGGTTTGATGCTGGATGTGAATGGCCGGGTAATAGAGGGCATAAAAAGCAATCTGTTTATCGTCAAAGAGGGTGTATTGAGAACCCCTGATTTGATGCAATGCGGTGTCAGCGGAGTGATGAGGGCACTGGTTATCGATATCGCAAAATCAATGGATGTTTCTGTTGTAGTTTCAGATATCACAATGCATGATCTGAGAATGGCAGATGGACTTTTTCTCACAAACTCACTCATCGGTATCTGGCCGGTTCGAGAGCTTGATGGCCAAGGGGTGAATAGTCAGGCGGTTGATAAACAACTGATTGAAACGGTTATGGAGCAAGGGTTTAATCATGGCTGA
- the fabF gene encoding beta-ketoacyl-ACP synthase II, whose translation MAQRRVVVTGLGMVAPVGHTVKESWDNILAGKSGIKPITHFDIEPFSVRFGGPIYGFDITEYITKKDARKMDKFIHYGLAAGCQAIEDAGLEITDENTARIGVAVGSGIGGITGIENSYQSYVDGGPRKISPFFVPANIVNMVAGNLSIKYGLKGANYSIVSACSTGTHNIGEAARMIRHGYSDVMVAGGAEMATSPVGLGGFAAARALSTRNDDPERASRPWDRDRDGFVLSDGAGVMVLEEYEIAKARGAKIYAELVGVGMNSDAYHMTSPSKGGEGARDCMLTALKDAGLNTDQVNYINAHGTSTPAGDLAETMGIKSAFGDHAYKLCVSSTKSMTGHMLGAAGGAEAVFTALAIRDQVAPPTINLENPDPECDLDYVPNTAREMEIDVAISNSFGFGGTNGTVVMRRVQD comes from the coding sequence ATGGCACAAAGAAGAGTTGTGGTTACCGGACTCGGTATGGTTGCGCCTGTAGGGCACACGGTTAAAGAGTCCTGGGATAACATCCTCGCAGGTAAAAGCGGCATTAAGCCGATTACGCATTTTGATATAGAACCGTTTAGTGTCCGCTTTGGCGGTCCAATCTACGGTTTTGATATCACCGAGTACATAACCAAAAAAGATGCTCGTAAAATGGATAAATTTATCCATTACGGGCTGGCTGCAGGGTGCCAGGCAATTGAAGATGCAGGGTTGGAGATCACTGACGAGAATACTGCTCGGATAGGTGTTGCCGTAGGTTCAGGAATAGGTGGTATTACCGGCATAGAAAATAGCTATCAATCGTATGTGGATGGTGGTCCGAGAAAAATCTCCCCCTTCTTTGTTCCTGCAAATATCGTCAATATGGTTGCAGGCAACCTCTCCATCAAATATGGCTTGAAAGGGGCGAACTACTCCATCGTTTCTGCTTGCAGTACAGGTACCCATAACATCGGAGAAGCTGCTCGGATGATACGCCATGGCTATAGCGATGTGATGGTTGCAGGTGGTGCAGAGATGGCCACCTCGCCAGTAGGTCTTGGTGGATTTGCCGCTGCCAGAGCACTATCTACCCGCAATGACGATCCGGAAAGAGCTAGTCGCCCCTGGGATAGAGACCGTGATGGATTTGTGCTGAGTGATGGTGCTGGTGTTATGGTATTGGAAGAGTACGAAATTGCCAAAGCCCGCGGTGCTAAAATCTATGCAGAACTGGTGGGGGTTGGTATGAACTCTGATGCCTACCATATGACGTCTCCTTCGAAAGGTGGTGAAGGTGCTAGAGACTGTATGTTGACAGCCCTCAAGGATGCAGGCCTCAACACCGACCAGGTTAACTACATCAATGCCCATGGCACATCGACTCCCGCAGGCGATTTGGCGGAGACCATGGGTATCAAAAGTGCCTTTGGTGATCATGCCTATAAGCTTTGTGTCAGCTCCACCAAATCAATGACCGGCCATATGCTGGGCGCGGCAGGTGGTGCCGAGGCAGTTTTCACTGCTTTGGCAATCCGTGATCAGGTTGCACCACCGACAATCAATCTGGAGAACCCGGATCCGGAATGCGACCTTGATTATGTTCCAAACACGGCCAGAGAGATGGAAATTGATGTTGCTATATCCAACTCATTTGGATTTGGCGGCACCAATGGAACAGTGGTAATGCGCCGGGTGCAGGATTGA
- the acpP gene encoding acyl carrier protein encodes MSSVEERVKKIVVEQLGVSEDEVTLEASFVDDLSADSLDTVELVMQLEEEFQTEIPDEEAEKITTVKLAVDYINAHS; translated from the coding sequence ATGAGCTCTGTCGAAGAACGTGTTAAGAAGATTGTTGTTGAACAGCTGGGTGTCTCTGAGGACGAGGTGACCCTGGAAGCCTCCTTTGTGGATGACCTAAGTGCGGACTCTCTTGACACCGTAGAGCTGGTCATGCAGCTGGAAGAAGAGTTCCAGACGGAGATTCCAGATGAAGAAGCTGAGAAAATCACCACTGTAAAACTGGCTGTTGACTACATCAACGCCCACAGCTGA
- the fabG gene encoding 3-oxoacyl-ACP reductase FabG: MLENEIALVTGASRGIGSAIADAIGKQGATVIGTATSKAGAEAVSERFAKGNIKGRGMLLNVTKPASVDTALKAIGEEFGAPTILVNNAGITCDSLLIRMKEEEWGSILETNLTSIYRLSKGCLRAMMKARGGRIINIASVVGSTGNAGQSNYAAAKAGMIGFTKSLAREVGPRNITVNSVAPGMIDTDMTRELTGEQRKAILSGIPLARLGAPEEIAGAVVFLASPGAGYITGETLHVNGGMFMG, encoded by the coding sequence ATGCTTGAAAATGAAATTGCACTGGTAACTGGAGCTAGTCGTGGTATTGGTAGCGCGATAGCAGATGCCATTGGAAAACAAGGTGCCACTGTTATTGGTACTGCCACATCAAAGGCTGGAGCGGAGGCTGTTTCCGAACGGTTTGCCAAGGGTAATATTAAGGGCAGGGGGATGCTGCTCAATGTTACCAAGCCGGCCTCGGTCGATACTGCTTTGAAGGCGATTGGCGAAGAGTTTGGCGCGCCGACGATCCTGGTGAACAATGCTGGAATTACCTGTGACAGTTTGCTGATACGTATGAAAGAGGAGGAGTGGGGCTCTATTCTGGAGACCAACCTTACCTCTATCTACCGCCTCTCCAAGGGTTGTCTGCGGGCCATGATGAAAGCCCGTGGTGGCCGCATCATCAATATTGCGTCTGTGGTTGGGTCGACAGGAAATGCAGGGCAAAGTAACTATGCAGCAGCCAAGGCCGGGATGATCGGATTTACTAAGTCTCTTGCCCGGGAAGTGGGGCCAAGGAATATTACGGTAAATTCTGTAGCGCCCGGTATGATTGATACTGATATGACCCGTGAACTGACTGGAGAGCAGAGGAAAGCGATATTATCAGGCATACCATTGGCTCGGCTTGGTGCCCCTGAAGAAATTGCAGGTGCCGTTGTTTTTCTGGCCTCTCCGGGTGCCGGATACATCACAGGAGAGACTCTTCATGTAAATGGCGGGATGTTTATGGGGTAA
- a CDS encoding beta-ketoacyl-ACP synthase III translates to MTYSRIIGTGSYLPEKILTNHDLEKMVETTDQWIRDRTGIAKRHIAADDETTCDLAEHAARHAIEAAGKKLENIDLIVLATSTPDQVFPSTACLLQSRLDMHGCAAFDVQAVCTGFIYALGVADNFIKAGAARCALVVGAETFSRIIDWTDRGTCILFGDGAGAVVIEASEEPGILSTHLHADGDYASLLQVPDGVSKGYDKMRGNAAFVEMKGNEVFKMAVNTLGRIVDETLEKNGLEKADIDWLIPHQANIRIINATARKLRMSLDHVVVTVAEHGNTSAASVPLALDAAVRDGRIKWGETLLLEAFGGGFTWGSALVKY, encoded by the coding sequence ATGACCTATTCACGCATCATAGGTACCGGCAGTTATCTGCCGGAAAAAATCCTGACGAACCACGATCTCGAAAAAATGGTTGAGACGACAGATCAGTGGATTCGTGATCGTACCGGGATTGCCAAGCGCCATATTGCAGCAGACGATGAAACCACTTGTGATCTGGCTGAACATGCGGCTCGGCACGCAATTGAAGCGGCCGGTAAGAAGCTGGAAAATATAGATCTCATTGTTCTCGCGACTTCGACACCTGATCAGGTGTTTCCCAGTACGGCCTGCCTGTTGCAGAGTCGGCTGGATATGCATGGCTGTGCCGCATTTGACGTACAGGCAGTCTGCACGGGATTTATTTACGCGCTGGGTGTTGCAGACAACTTTATCAAAGCAGGCGCAGCACGCTGCGCCTTGGTTGTTGGTGCAGAAACATTCTCTCGCATCATCGACTGGACAGATAGGGGTACCTGTATACTGTTCGGTGACGGAGCGGGCGCCGTGGTTATAGAGGCCAGTGAGGAGCCAGGAATACTCTCCACGCACCTTCATGCCGATGGTGATTATGCCAGCTTGCTGCAAGTTCCGGATGGTGTCTCCAAAGGCTACGATAAGATGCGTGGAAATGCGGCATTTGTCGAAATGAAAGGGAATGAAGTATTCAAGATGGCAGTCAATACACTCGGTCGTATCGTCGATGAAACTCTGGAGAAAAATGGCCTTGAAAAAGCAGATATCGACTGGCTGATTCCTCATCAGGCCAATATCCGCATCATCAATGCTACCGCACGTAAACTACGTATGTCGCTGGATCATGTGGTTGTGACGGTAGCAGAACATGGCAACACCTCGGCGGCATCAGTGCCACTCGCCCTGGATGCGGCTGTCAGAGATGGGCGTATCAAATGGGGGGAGACCCTGCTGCTGGAAGCCTTTGGCGGCGGCTTTACCTGGGGTTCGGCCTTGGTGAAGTATTAA
- the plsX gene encoding phosphate acyltransferase PlsX translates to MDDRITIALDAMGGDEGTSVVVPAAVDLIRQDLDVNLILVGREEVIRQHLDGVGTSDRLRIQPASEEVSMDELPSRALRGKKDSSMRVAINLVKEGTADACVSAGNTGALMATSRFVLKMLPNVDRPAIISALPSIEGRTWMLDLGANVDCSAEHLFQFAVMGSELVSSVDEDVSSPRVGLLNIGQEEIKGNEQVKGAHALLSNGSLNYIGYVEGDDVYKGGVDVVVTDGFIGNVALKSSEGVAKMISHYLKEGFKRNLFTKLAALVAMPVMSSLRQKIDPRRYNGASLLGLKGIVIKSHGGADIMAFGNAIKMAKKAVYNNVPERIAQRVGAHLDKEAGR, encoded by the coding sequence ATGGATGATCGTATTACTATCGCTCTCGATGCCATGGGGGGAGATGAGGGAACCTCTGTTGTAGTACCTGCCGCAGTCGACCTTATTCGGCAGGATTTAGATGTGAATTTGATTCTGGTTGGCCGTGAGGAAGTGATTCGGCAGCACCTTGATGGTGTTGGGACCAGTGATCGGCTACGTATTCAGCCTGCTTCTGAAGAGGTGTCCATGGATGAGCTGCCGTCCAGAGCGCTGCGTGGAAAAAAGGATTCATCCATGCGGGTTGCGATTAATCTGGTGAAAGAGGGTACCGCCGATGCCTGTGTCAGCGCAGGTAATACCGGTGCCTTGATGGCAACATCACGGTTTGTCCTCAAGATGCTGCCCAACGTGGATAGACCCGCGATTATATCTGCATTGCCTTCTATTGAAGGCAGAACATGGATGCTGGATCTGGGGGCCAATGTGGATTGCAGTGCTGAACACCTGTTTCAATTTGCCGTGATGGGGAGCGAACTGGTCTCATCAGTCGACGAAGATGTCTCCAGTCCTCGGGTTGGCCTGCTCAATATTGGCCAGGAAGAGATCAAAGGCAATGAGCAGGTAAAAGGTGCCCACGCTCTGTTGTCCAACGGTTCACTCAATTACATTGGCTATGTAGAGGGTGACGATGTCTATAAGGGCGGTGTTGACGTGGTGGTTACTGATGGCTTCATTGGCAACGTTGCCTTGAAGAGTTCGGAAGGCGTGGCAAAGATGATCAGCCATTACCTGAAGGAAGGATTCAAGCGCAACCTGTTTACCAAATTGGCCGCTCTGGTGGCTATGCCTGTGATGAGTTCCTTGCGCCAAAAAATTGATCCCCGCAGATATAATGGTGCCAGCCTGTTGGGGCTTAAAGGAATCGTCATTAAAAGCCACGGTGGTGCGGATATCATGGCATTTGGGAATGCCATAAAGATGGCAAAAAAGGCGGTTTATAACAACGTCCCGGAAAGAATTGCCCAGAGAGTGGGAGCGCACCTGGATAAAGAGGCTGGCAGATGA
- the rpmF gene encoding 50S ribosomal protein L32, which yields MAVQKSRKTPSKRGMRRSHDSLSAETLSIDPTSGETHLRHHVSPDGFYRGQKVATGKGE from the coding sequence ATGGCAGTACAGAAGAGTCGAAAAACCCCTTCCAAACGTGGCATGCGCCGTTCCCACGACAGCCTGAGTGCAGAGACACTCTCCATTGATCCGACCTCCGGTGAGACGCACCTGCGTCATCATGTCTCTCCAGATGGTTTCTATCGTGGTCAGAAGGTTGCTACCGGTAAGGGCGAATAA
- a CDS encoding YceD family protein translates to MSSRLPEYVDPWRLANLGKVFSGVTRLAELPRLAEALLSADVGEVLFSLEFYRDEKRRARVKGNVRAELSLICQRCMGRMKAPVNADMDLAIIEVFEEAEKLSPDCDPVLVNDGRIRLMDLLEDELLLAIPHMPMHDEAVCEVKLETYFPDAGEVQGPESTANENNPFAVLAGLKSDKQN, encoded by the coding sequence ATGTCGTCACGTTTGCCTGAATATGTGGACCCGTGGCGTCTCGCCAACCTGGGAAAAGTGTTTTCCGGGGTGACTAGGCTGGCTGAATTGCCGCGCCTAGCCGAAGCGCTGTTAAGCGCAGATGTGGGGGAGGTGCTGTTCAGCCTCGAATTTTATCGGGACGAGAAGAGGCGGGCTCGTGTTAAAGGAAATGTCAGGGCAGAGTTATCCCTTATCTGTCAGCGCTGTATGGGGAGAATGAAAGCCCCCGTCAATGCTGATATGGATCTGGCGATAATTGAGGTGTTTGAAGAGGCTGAAAAACTGTCTCCCGACTGTGATCCGGTGTTGGTGAATGATGGTCGGATCCGGCTGATGGATCTGCTGGAAGATGAGTTGTTGCTCGCGATTCCACATATGCCTATGCATGATGAGGCTGTGTGTGAAGTTAAGCTGGAAACGTACTTTCCAGATGCGGGTGAAGTGCAGGGACCAGAGAGTACGGCAAATGAGAATAATCCGTTTGCCGTTTTGGCCGGTCTGAAATCAGACAAACAAAATTGA
- a CDS encoding sodium ion-translocating decarboxylase subunit beta: MEAAEALWQSMGIANMGFGQLFMMMIGGLLIYLAVAKNFEPLLLLPIGFGAILSNIPVAGIGGPDGLLGMIYHVGIETGVFPLLIFMGVGALTDFSALIARPYTLFLGAAAQFGIFATLLGALTLNYIPGFDFTLADASAIAIIGGADGPTAIFLASRLAPDLLGAIAVAAYSYMALVPIIQPPIMKALTTEEERQVVMSQLRPISKLEKILFPFSVLILCILFLPSAAPLIGMLMFGNILREVGVVDRLSLAAQNEIINIVTIFLGLAVGSKLSADKFLTLDTMGILALGAIAFCIGTATGVLMGKLMYKLSGGKVNPLIGAAGVSAVPMAARVVNKVGLEANHHNFLLMHAMGPNVAGVIGSAVAAGVLLAIVGG; this comes from the coding sequence ATGGAAGCCGCAGAAGCACTCTGGCAGTCCATGGGAATCGCCAATATGGGATTTGGGCAGCTGTTCATGATGATGATCGGGGGATTGCTGATCTATCTGGCCGTGGCCAAAAATTTTGAACCTCTGTTACTCCTGCCGATCGGATTTGGTGCCATTCTCAGCAATATTCCCGTGGCCGGGATTGGCGGACCCGATGGTCTGCTGGGCATGATCTACCATGTGGGTATTGAGACCGGTGTCTTTCCGCTATTGATTTTTATGGGGGTAGGAGCCCTGACTGATTTCAGTGCCTTGATTGCCCGTCCATACACGCTGTTTCTGGGTGCTGCGGCACAATTCGGAATCTTTGCCACTCTGTTGGGTGCGCTGACGCTGAATTACATTCCGGGTTTTGATTTTACCCTGGCTGATGCATCGGCCATTGCCATTATCGGCGGCGCAGATGGGCCAACGGCAATCTTCCTGGCATCCAGGTTAGCACCCGATCTCCTAGGGGCCATTGCCGTGGCGGCGTACTCCTATATGGCGTTGGTTCCGATTATTCAGCCGCCGATCATGAAAGCGCTGACCACGGAGGAAGAGCGTCAGGTGGTGATGTCACAGCTTAGGCCTATCAGCAAACTGGAAAAAATACTCTTTCCATTCAGTGTGCTGATTCTCTGCATCCTCTTCCTCCCCTCCGCCGCACCTCTGATCGGGATGCTGATGTTTGGTAATATTCTGAGGGAAGTCGGTGTAGTCGATCGTCTGAGCCTGGCGGCTCAGAATGAGATCATCAATATCGTTACTATTTTCCTGGGATTGGCAGTGGGCTCTAAACTCTCAGCTGACAAGTTTCTTACCCTTGATACCATGGGTATTCTGGCGCTAGGCGCCATCGCTTTCTGTATCGGCACCGCCACGGGTGTTTTGATGGGGAAATTGATGTACAAGCTTTCTGGCGGCAAAGTGAATCCACTGATTGGGGCTGCCGGTGTCTCTGCTGTCCCAATGGCTGCGCGGGTGGTGAACAAGGTGGGTCTGGAAGCGAATCATCATAACTTCCTGCTGATGCACGCCATGGGTCCTAACGTGGCAGGAGTTATTGGTTCAGCTGTGGCTGCGGGTGTCCTTCTGGCCATTGTTGGAGGATGA
- the oadA gene encoding sodium-extruding oxaloacetate decarboxylase subunit alpha, translating into MSDQKPLGITELVLRDAHQSLFATRLRIDDMLPIASKLDQMGYWSLETWGGATFDSCIRYLGEDPWERLRRLKAAMPNTPMQMLFRAQNILGYRHYADDVVEKFVERAAVNGMDVFRIFDAMNDLRNFETAVKATLQVGKHAQGAMSYTVSPVHDLDYWLNMAKSLEDMGCSSICIKDMAGLLKPYVANELISKLKASISIPIALHCHATTGTSTTTIAKAAEAGIDMVDSSISSMSMTYGHSATESLVSIFEDTERDTGLNLNALEEISAYFREVRKKYAKFEGSLRGVDSRILVAQVPGGMLTNMENQLREQGATDKFDAVLEEIPRVREDLGLIPLVTPTSQIVGTQAVLNVLMGERYKSITKETAGVLKGGYGATPGPVDKALQARVLDGSEAITCRPADLIEPEVDKLTAEFDELAREKGISVAKDKIDDVLIYALFPQIGLKFLENRGNPNAFEPAPGTEPELTAAPVPATSKSGPEAYTVTVNGNTYNVTVSSGGAVERVAPMAGGASAPSAPVASSGEAVPAPLAGNIFKIKVMEGQSINDGDVILIMEAMKMETEIRAPRGGVVVSIPIREGDAVQVGEALLMLG; encoded by the coding sequence ATGAGCGATCAAAAACCACTCGGCATTACAGAGCTTGTCCTGCGTGACGCTCATCAATCCCTGTTTGCAACACGTCTGCGGATTGATGATATGTTGCCCATTGCCTCCAAACTTGATCAGATGGGCTATTGGTCGTTGGAGACCTGGGGCGGTGCTACTTTTGATTCCTGCATTCGCTATTTGGGTGAAGACCCCTGGGAACGGTTACGTCGGTTGAAGGCCGCAATGCCAAATACGCCGATGCAGATGCTGTTTCGAGCCCAGAATATTCTCGGCTACCGTCATTATGCTGATGATGTAGTGGAAAAGTTTGTGGAGCGGGCTGCTGTAAATGGCATGGATGTGTTCCGCATTTTTGATGCGATGAATGACCTGCGTAACTTTGAGACGGCGGTCAAAGCTACTCTGCAAGTTGGAAAACATGCTCAGGGTGCCATGTCATACACAGTCAGCCCGGTGCATGATCTGGATTACTGGCTGAACATGGCCAAGAGCCTGGAAGATATGGGGTGCTCTTCCATCTGCATCAAAGATATGGCGGGATTGCTTAAACCTTATGTGGCCAACGAACTGATCAGCAAGCTGAAGGCCTCCATCTCCATTCCTATTGCCTTGCACTGTCATGCCACTACGGGTACGAGTACCACTACTATCGCGAAAGCGGCAGAGGCTGGAATCGACATGGTGGACTCATCGATTTCCTCCATGAGTATGACTTATGGCCATTCTGCCACTGAATCACTGGTGTCCATTTTTGAAGACACTGAACGCGACACGGGTTTGAATCTTAATGCGCTTGAGGAGATATCGGCCTATTTCCGGGAAGTGCGTAAAAAATATGCCAAATTCGAGGGTTCTCTGCGGGGTGTGGACTCCAGGATACTGGTAGCCCAGGTACCCGGCGGCATGCTGACCAATATGGAAAATCAGCTTCGCGAGCAGGGTGCCACGGACAAGTTCGATGCAGTCCTGGAAGAGATTCCACGAGTACGCGAAGATCTTGGTTTGATTCCGCTGGTAACGCCTACTTCCCAGATTGTGGGTACTCAGGCCGTTCTCAATGTGCTGATGGGTGAACGCTATAAGAGCATCACCAAGGAGACTGCTGGTGTTCTCAAGGGCGGCTATGGTGCAACACCAGGACCCGTCGATAAAGCGCTTCAGGCCCGTGTGTTGGATGGCTCTGAAGCCATCACTTGCCGCCCGGCAGACCTGATAGAACCGGAAGTTGATAAACTGACGGCAGAATTTGATGAGCTTGCCCGGGAGAAGGGAATCAGCGTAGCCAAAGATAAAATTGACGATGTACTCATCTATGCGCTGTTCCCACAAATTGGTCTGAAGTTTCTGGAAAACAGAGGCAATCCGAATGCGTTCGAACCGGCTCCTGGAACTGAGCCTGAGCTAACAGCTGCGCCGGTCCCCGCAACGTCAAAAAGTGGCCCTGAGGCTTACACGGTAACCGTTAATGGTAATACCTATAACGTCACGGTTTCTTCTGGTGGTGCAGTAGAGAGAGTGGCGCCAATGGCTGGCGGGGCTTCTGCCCCATCGGCACCTGTGGCTAGTAGTGGCGAGGCTGTTCCCGCCCCTCTGGCTGGAAATATTTTTAAAATCAAAGTGATGGAAGGTCAATCCATCAATGACGGTGATGTGATCTTGATCATGGAGGCGATGAAAATGGAGACTGAGATTCGCGCACCCAGAGGGGGCGTGGTTGTATCAATTCCAATTAGGGAAGGCGATGCCGTCCAGGTTGGTGAAGCTTTGCTAATGCTGGGTTAA
- a CDS encoding OadG family protein, giving the protein MNMPVTGLLMEGVNLMLLGMGSVFIFLSVLVLTMSGVFRLTQAISGNDGQETAAQVAAVPEAVTGGDELTAVIVAAMSRYRSQ; this is encoded by the coding sequence ATGAACATGCCTGTAACCGGTTTGTTGATGGAAGGCGTTAATCTCATGCTGCTTGGCATGGGGAGCGTTTTCATTTTTCTCTCTGTATTGGTTCTTACCATGTCCGGCGTATTCCGTCTGACACAAGCAATCTCCGGTAATGATGGTCAGGAAACCGCTGCCCAGGTAGCGGCGGTACCCGAAGCTGTAACCGGTGGAGATGAACTAACAGCAGTGATTGTAGCGGCCATGAGCCGTTATCGATCACAATAA
- a CDS encoding IS5 family transposase, whose translation MLVLQHLSNLSGDQAEFQIRDPYSFCHFLGLSLEGKEPDAKTVWVYRERLKERGLVDKLFSALLIQIDAAGFSARKGQIVDAAIVPVPRQRNTREENRQIKAGDSPEAWGDNKRRQKDVEAHWTKKHGKTHYGYKSHISVDRKHKVIRKYVITLAEAHNSPVFEELLDENNSNGSIWAGSAYRSHIHRKSTHKRLLNKREQEASRKRSRVRARVEYVLAQQANRLVRSIGQVRAGVKIGRACKVFCVTAKVKYTPLSVLQTQS comes from the coding sequence GTGTTGGTCCTACAGCATTTGTCCAATCTATCCGGTGATCAAGCAGAGTTCCAAATACGGGATCCCTATAGCTTTTGTCATTTTCTTGGGTTGAGCCTGGAAGGTAAGGAGCCCGATGCTAAAACGGTTTGGGTATATCGTGAGCGCCTGAAAGAACGAGGCCTTGTTGATAAACTCTTTTCAGCGCTGTTGATCCAGATTGATGCAGCAGGCTTCAGTGCTCGCAAAGGACAGATTGTAGATGCCGCTATCGTCCCAGTACCCAGGCAACGTAATACGCGAGAGGAAAATAGGCAGATCAAAGCCGGAGATAGCCCTGAGGCATGGGGTGATAACAAACGCCGCCAGAAGGATGTTGAAGCCCACTGGACTAAGAAGCATGGCAAAACCCACTATGGGTACAAAAGCCACATCAGCGTAGACCGGAAGCACAAGGTCATTCGCAAGTACGTCATCACATTAGCTGAAGCTCATAATAGCCCAGTCTTCGAGGAACTGCTGGATGAGAACAACAGTAATGGCAGTATCTGGGCCGGTTCTGCTTATCGCAGTCACATTCACCGCAAGTCGACACACAAACGCCTCTTGAATAAACGGGAGCAAGAGGCAAGCCGAAAACGATCAAGAGTTCGGGCTCGAGTTGAGTACGTGCTTGCCCAGCAGGCCAATCGACTGGTGCGTAGCATCGGGCAAGTCAGGGCCGGCGTGAAGATCGGTAGAGCCTGTAAAGTTTTCTGTGTGACAGCCAAGGTTAAATATACACCGCTAAGCGTTCTACAAACTCAATCATAA
- the yjgA gene encoding ribosome biogenesis factor YjgA, producing the protein MSEDFDSEDEFEEELVSKSQLKREMHALEKLGERLIGLKTQQWEQLNFSRTMIDALEESRRIKSHNAMRRHIRRLAKLLKNEDAEQVEQLFSRMDDDHLQDTHHFHRLERWRERLLQGDDEVLNELLSLCPDADRQHMRQLIRAGKKELAEERIPAAQRKLFTYLKSL; encoded by the coding sequence ATGTCTGAAGATTTTGATTCAGAAGATGAGTTCGAAGAAGAGCTGGTCAGCAAAAGCCAGCTTAAGCGCGAGATGCATGCCCTGGAGAAATTGGGCGAACGACTGATCGGTTTGAAGACTCAGCAGTGGGAGCAGCTTAACTTTAGCCGCACCATGATTGATGCGCTGGAGGAGTCTCGAAGAATTAAGAGTCACAATGCCATGCGCAGGCATATCCGTCGGCTGGCAAAATTGTTGAAAAATGAAGATGCCGAGCAGGTAGAGCAACTGTTTTCCCGTATGGATGATGATCATCTTCAGGATACCCACCATTTTCACCGTCTTGAGCGCTGGCGCGAACGACTGCTCCAGGGAGATGATGAAGTTTTGAATGAGTTACTCAGTCTCTGCCCGGATGCCGACAGGCAACACATGCGACAACTGATCCGGGCCGGAAAAAAAGAGCTAGCAGAAGAGAGGATTCCGGCCGCACAAAGAAAATTATTCACATATTTAAAGAGCCTCTAA